Genomic DNA from Carassius gibelio isolate Cgi1373 ecotype wild population from Czech Republic chromosome B14, carGib1.2-hapl.c, whole genome shotgun sequence:
TTGTAGACCCAGAATCAAGCAGCATTGTACAGGGCTATGAAAGCACAGAGACGCACTTCCATATCAGCCCGGCTGTTTGTGAAGGATTTCTGTCGACCTTAAGTATATTTATGTGATGGTTTTGTATTATTGCAATGCACTTGATTTACACTTATTTGAATTATTAACAGATTGACGCTTTGTTTAATCAACCCTGCAACTGAACTGAAAAGCGATATCATTCGTTTACAGACATTAGGTCATCTTCTTTCAGTGCCAAGCAATTTGATTCCTGCAAAAGTgtgaataatttaatataatgtacGTAACTACATGCTTAACCGTctggaaaataattaaactaatatttatttattttaattatttaatatattatgagttattaggtattattattattaaaaatcttAACTTGCTTGGGGTTTggtcctttttttcttcttcttcttcttctccttggtAGGTCACCTGTTTTGATGTTTACCAGGTAATGCTTTGAATTTTGTCTCATGCTGGGATCATAGGGTTCAGAAAGATGATATGTCTCTCTGAACTACTAGTTAATTTACTTAATTGCTATATTAATTTACAGTGACAGACAGTGTCCATACCGATTAGGTAATGTCAGACATCTGTTtgaatgtgacaaaaaaaaaagcctcatgCTTTGATAATTAATCATCATCAGATAGCAAATATGTAGACATGTAATAAACGATATgcgattctaaaaaaaaaaaaaaactgtttattcacAAATAGCAGTTCTTTCTGCGTCTCTTGTTTTATACATGGCTTATGGGGGTGGAGGTTTTGCGTGGAAGGGGTTTGAAGGCACTTGAAGAGGACCTTAGTGAGAACAGCTGGAGCAGGGCTGGAGACCATTCTCGTTGCACGATGTGCACTTCAGGGCTTTGAAGGAGTCGGTGAAGCAGTTGCGAAACACAGACATTTTGCTGCCATGGCACATAGGGCACGGGACAAAGGCATATCCCCCACACGTCTGGCATGTGTCGGAGTGCTGAACCCTCTACCATCAGACaaagaaacagagacaagaatGTGAGTGCATTTGAATGACATACCTGACCCATGTGCACATTCTCTTGGAGATTCAATCTGAgtgatgctttatttatttaataaaataagacaaatgcACGCTTGACTTTATCGATCATTTTGGGATGTTCGGGCACACTGGTTATGTAAATGCACAATAATATTTTGAGCTTGCTATTAttagtacttttattttgaaatcatttgCAATCATTGAGGGGACCCAATCTCACAGGAAGATGTAACTATTTTACATAGTGGCGATTTCTTCTGAAAGTATACAATGTCAatcatacaaaaacaaacaatttttaGGAAAAAGTAAGCATGAAGGTCACTCCAAAATGGTATGAGATTGCATAAATTCATATtagtttttgaaaatgtaacGTAGTTACAAATTTGCCTCAAGGTTATGTTGAAATTATTGATATTCATTATATTTGAGATACCACTGTATAGCAAATTGTACCtgccaaatgcatacatgtaatgTAAACAATATTAATCACTGATAAATAATGCAGTATTTGTGTAAAAAGCTATAATGAACTGTAATAATAAACCTTTCTTGTCACAAatggttctgttttgttttacagAATAAACTATGATAATAAACCAGATTTGATTTGACTTTACTAGAACAAtaggaaataaaaatatatctttttatgTAGACCTTTGGTTTATactacactttaaaaaatattcgattctttatttaaatttttagttcATGAAGAAACTTCAAAATCCATTGAACCTTTTCAATgcacaaaaaaatttattttagtgGGAAAGGGTTAttcttattaaaatgttcttcacactaagaaaaaaatatgaaacctttattttagtgtaaaatgtcaatatttacCTCTATTTTGGTGAGGAGATCCTGAAGCTCCCCTAATTCATTCATTGCGAGTATTTTCTCTGCACCCTGAATGTGCAAAACATACGCAAATTATTATTAAGAGTTCAAGCATTAGTATAATGGTGTGAATTTTGAAACAGATGTGGAGCATGAGTGTGAATACTGACCCCTAGGTAGTGTCCATCAATGAAGACTACAGGCAGTGAGGGAGGTTCACCCACTCGCTTACAGCGTGTCTCCAGTTCCTTCCCATATTCAATGTCCAAAGCGATGTTCTTCTCTATGAACTTCACCCTGTGGTTCTGAAAGATCTTTCGGACCAGCTCGCATCGCTCAAATGTAGTCCTGACCACTCGAAAACTGGTGGTGTAGATTACAATTCGCCTGAACTCTAGAGCCAGTTCTGGCTGAGAGGGCCAAAGAAAACATAGATGAGAGGGGCTCTTTTTCACTGTTTTCAATCTAATCGTCATGACACTTCTCACTTTGCAACAAAACCTTTAGAAATGAGAACAAATCAGTTTAATTGAAAAATCATAATGTATTTTATGCTTTCTAAGTCTGAACAAGGTTTGCAGCAGGCAGCATCTATCGATTTTGAGATTGACCTTCAGCATCCGTTCTTAGAAGAACAGCTCTCATGAAAGTGCCAAGGTGTTTTTCTTAGCAGAGTGCAAAAATAGACTCAACCCTCACACATTTTGAAGTGAGACTAGAGGATGGACTTTCTAATGCAACTGTAGCATTTGGTTTGGTTGATGTGGTATTACAAGCAACTTCTAAATGTTTTGAGTTGAAGAAATTTGTACTAATCCTCAAATTTCAATAAGAACACAACTGCAAGCCTAGTGCAAATACTGTAGCATTAGCATGAGTCAGCTGTTAAGATTAAAGTATGAAGTGCCAATAAATCAGAAGTAATGCAATTATTGTGCACTTATTGTCAGACTAATGATTCTCACTGTCCTTATCTGACATAATAGCAGCTCATAACAATTGTACATACTTGCTATATTGACATAGTGAAACATGCTGACAAAGATGGGGATGGGTTTACCTGTTAGGCTATAAAGTACAGTGTTGTGGGAGCCGAAAAAACAGATGTCGTTGATTTAGATAGCAAAATATCAAACTAAAAGTGtcatctccaaaaaaaaaaaataaataaataataataaagatgaacTGTTCTCAGAATTGACAATTTTGTAACGTAAATGTTTCATTTGGATGTTTGTCTAATGATGTTTCAATGTTActacttgtttcagaacattcatcagtaacattcccataattttagtaaaataaaaaaatggtatattcctttaacatttaatcaagataatcttaaagggttagtttacccaaaaatgaaaattctttcatgaataactcgccctcatgttgttccaaacccgtgagacctttgttcatctttggaaaacaaattaagttttttgaggaaaTACGACAActttctgaccctcccatagtcagcaacacaactgaaatgttcttAGACCCAGAAAcataaggacatcgttaaaatagtccatgtgacatcagtggttcaactgtaattttacaaaactATGAGAATTTTGGTGTGCAAAGAAAAgacaaataatgactttattcaacagttcttcTCCTCCTCATCCCGTCCTCCGTCATTATCGAGAGGAACTTACCACGATGTGAATGATGAAGAACAGGATGAGGAGGAGAAGAATtgatgaataaagtatgaaaatcattttttttccctttcgcaacaaaaagtattctcgtagctttgtagAATTACAggtgaaccactgatgtcacatggactattttaactacGTTTCTGGGCCtgagaacatttcagttgcattgctcagggtcagaaagctctcggatttcatcaaaggtctcacgggtttggaacagcataagggtgaggaattcattttgggtgaactaagcctttaaaacttaaacttaattgACTTTTTACATTTTCCGAGAACTTATTTTAACAAATGAATGGCTACATAAGCAAAACTTAACAAAAAGTGAACAAAAATGGGTAGTTGTTTGATAGACGTCatgtaatgtattatttaaataatgaccTTATATGTAGTAGTTTTTATTATCCGTCTAATCCCCCATTTACCCTCTGTTAAAAAAGCTATAGAATTACATCTGATATCAGACAAAAGATGTCAGCAACTTTTTCAGTGCTCAAGAACAAACCAGAGGTCCTGAGAAAAACTGTACATTAAGATGATTAGCTTAGCCAAAACACTTAAAGGAATGCATCATTAATCTTTAATCGTACAGTGATCTTGCCCAGCGGGACAGCTTGTTTGTCTGGCCAAAGCCTGAGAGAAGAGAACATGTTCTGTAACTAATAGCGGATGAGGAAAGAGGCTCAGACTAAGGACACAAAGCTTCCAAGCAGCTGTCAATATTAAATAAAGTCTGATAATATTAATATCAGTTTTAATAAAAGATCATGTGCACTGAAATCCACTGTCAAGATTTTAGATGGAAAAACTGACCCTCAAAGACTTACCCCATTGTTTTTAGCCAAGTTATCAAAGAGTATTTGGCCAGCACTAACTTTGTGCTTGACTCCCCGAACCGTCCCATTTTTGCTGAGGATATTCACTCGTTTGGTACTCAACACTTTGTCTCTTCCTCCTGCAAACATCAGCATGTCATCAGGCTCACTTCCACTGTCATCCAACTCCGACCCCAAGAATCCACACAGGTGTCCGTTCGCCTCCTCGCTAGTGGATGGAGTGCTGGCCCGGTCCGCCTCGGAGCTACTGGTGCAGTCTGAATCCAGGGAATCCGAGGGCCCTTCATGCTTAAACATCTCTTTCAAAACCCGTCCGCTGTTCCCAGAAGCCACCCGGAATCTCACCCTCTTCTGCCTTTTTCCATCCTCCGGTGTCAACAAAGCCTCCTCCATTGCGTCGGCTTACATCTCCACAAAGAAAAGGTGATTTTAATCCCTCAGTTTCATTGGTGGATGGAAATACTTAGCGCCGGATTTGCTCCATGATTCCCACAACGTACAGACCCGGAAATAGGTTAATCTGCGAGTTAGCATCAGCTTCACCAGCAGTGTTCCTGTACATCTTAATAATGCATGTGGCCTTGCCATGGTTACTGAGAAAACCAACCATGAAGAAACTGATATTCTGTTTAATAATTCATCATGccatatatttttctctttttcctgTGAATAGCCTTGACTCATAGACAGAAAGTTTGTAAATGAAGTtcttatgtaaaaaaattaataaaataaaataaataaaactgtataaataaaatatggctttcattgtatggacaattAATACACAAAACAGCAGGGTATAACTCCCCTTCaacatttgttttgttatgttagtTAGCTGAGACAGTATTTTACATGCATATGATTTGGAGAGGGACATTGATTTGCCCTGCAGAGCAACCAGAAGTTCTGGTAAATCTTGTATGATTGCTTGTCAGTAAGATGGAGAGACTTTTTATATTCAATGCATCTTAGAACTTCTTACTGCACTGCAGTTTTAAGCCACTTAGAAGATTGCAGCTAGGTCTGCATGCATTCACCTGCTGTGCTTGAGCATGAGGGGAAGTGGAGTTCTTCTGTCATTGGCTGGTATTTGCACCCATCTGCCCTCCAGTGGAGCTGCAGGTAGAACTACAGCTGCTCTGTTACTACAGTGGCACTGCAGAAGTGGACCGAAACCTATTGCATGCTAGCGAGCTCAATTGGCCAATACTGACATCTTGCATTACAGTAGATGGATATGGAATACATTATACATTACCTGAAATAGAGCCGTTTATAGGCATATTGTCACTTTTTATATGTACAGTCTGTACTAGAGAAAGGCTGTTTTAAGTTAGCATTTTTacagaaatgacaaaaattacagaTATATTTGAAAGATTtagcttatttaaaatattttttatgtgttagatttttagaagtctcttattctcaccaaggttgtatttattttataatacagtaaaaatattaagaactattattacaatttaaaataactgttttctgttttaaaacattttataattaaatttattctTGCGATGGcacagctgatttttcagcatcattactccagtctttggtgtcacaagatccttcagaaatcattcttatatgttgATTCTTATTCTTGCAAACTTATTCTTTCATCATGAAATACAGCAACACAGGAAAGAAAACTGCACTCATGAACCTTACATGCTGATTACAGATTTTAGTGCCATACTTTTTCTGAAGCATCACTAGCACAAAATGACAACATTTCATTACAAAATTTTGGctaataacagacaaacaaaaaaggCATTTTTTTACCCTCTTATTTTTCATGTTGATCTGTCGGTTCTTCTCTTTAAAGGAGTTATCTGCGTTACACACACAGTCACATCAGATGCTCTTTGCATTTCAAACAGTATCATGAGAAGAACCGAAAGGTTTAACACAAATACTCAGCAGTGAGTCACTGCCTGCATATGCATCCAGCCTTATGAATATTGGACTATTTCACTTTgaagtttaataaataatttgtttccTGCCACATGTTAATATACCAGTCTATTTAATTCCAGGGCTTTTTCAATTTCCTCAAAATCACAAGACTATGGTGAACCATGACCTGGAGAGCTCTTCTAAAGCAGCTCTGCCAGTTATAATTTAAATCCACCctcataaatatatgtgtgtttctATCGTTTCCATTGAAGGGTTTTTAAATCACACCCCTGCTTCTCTGTTAAATCAGTGCCAGTTTGCTCTGCCTCTCAGGCAGGTCTTTCACTAAATGATGGCACGTCAGGACTTGTGTTTGTCAGTGTCGGTGATCAGAGCTCAAGGCTGCTCGTGTCTATTCTTAATGTTCCTGGAACAATGCAAATCAACCAGTCAGGTTGGTTTTGGTTAGCATTCAGGTTTGGCATAAGATTATTTGATAGACTGACATAAGAACAAATACTTgacaaaataagtgtgtttttggtaaGGTGTCTTATTTATGGTAGAATCTTCAATTAGGGGACCTTTtttctaaaatgattttttttttttttgcttttatttaatgtactattattattattattattattattattattattattattattattttatctctctttatttgtttgagagtgtggaaaagttcattttgaGTTTTTACCTTTTATAAAATTTTCCTCTACAATATTTAAGTGTTAAAATTAAGgaaattcaaaatgttttaaataataataataataataataataataatacaattataataatatatatttgtaattgtcTGTTAATTGGTAGTAATGTGTACAATTTATTAAATTCGGGTTTTATAATTATCTCTGTTTTGGCACTGCTGTCATCACCATCAAACCAAGCATTTTAGAGAATAATAATCTCCAAGAAAGCATATTTAAGaatgatttataaatattaagtCAGGGATCATCATGTGTCGTGGAGATGATTGACCCAACCATCCCATAAAGaacaatgcatataataatataataatataattcctTGTTGTTTGCAGTGATTTAAGGAATTAATTTGGTTTAAATCCCATAATTAAATTGAATATTTCAGGTGATTTATACATATGGTTCAATgaactaaataaattaacttcAGAGCTTAACTGTGGAATTCATTACCTGTGGCTCGTCACTTTATAAGAGGATTATGGAGAATTGTATGACTGATAAAGAAGTGGTAAATATTGCTTGTGTAATTGAAAAAGTGTTCTCAGGCAATTCAAAATGCGATGGCCTCACTGATAGTAGTTCTCCAGCAGGAGGCAGAGTCTGCTCTTACTGAGCAATGAATTGCACCAATCTACAGAACAAGTTGTTTACTCGTTTAAAAGTGCACTTTTATCATAAAACGTTTTtgcacataaataaatgcataaatgtaaaaatgcatttaaaatcatGTAATCTCACATAAAATGaaacatgcatttatatagtCGAATAAACTGATTTAGTTAATATGATGCTTGAATGATTCAATACTACATAGCATCCAAAtaaagtcaaaaatattatttaacatatctGAATTAACCTAAAAACATTAATCTATACCAACAAAACTATGTTTAATCTTTTTAGGTAGAAATAGCTCTAgtaattgcaaatatatatataatttcttttatcCAGACAATCTCTTTAGGGCCCATATTTCCCTGTGCATTATATGTTCAGACAAACAGAGTTTATGAGCAAATTAAGCATGCAGAGTGTCTATGCTTTAACTAGATTCCTCAGTCAATATCTGCtaagtctgttttttttatgctttagtatcCCACAATTCTCAGCTATTGTTAGTAGATCCATCAATTCTAAGGGGCATTTCTGATCATATCGGTTGATAGACTGCCAGCGCTGCCCAGGACTGATGGAGCCATCCGACTTTTGACTGACAGGTGTTGCTGTTGATACTCTTCATGACCCTTTCTGGCTTTTGTCTGAAGCAcaaccttttattttattctagTCCAGTCAATTTTGAACTCATATGGATATCACTGTTCAAACCTATATTCTCATTCTCAAGAGAAAGGATTAAACATGCTATTTATAAATACATGCATGGGCACTGTTTAATATTTCATGGTCCAAACCACATGCAGTAAGTCTAATCTGTCAATAAGCGTAGATCACACTCATAGCCTGCGGTGAATACAGATCTTGTGTTGCCTGAGTGTTCTGATGGAGCAGCTGGCTGATTTATCACAGAGATGCCCTCTGACCACTGCTATGAGCACAGAAGATTCTAGGCCCTCTTTAGTGGAGAGCGAGACGTCACTCCATGGATTTATAGCAAGAACCATTGACATTTTGTGCATGCAGCTTATATGAATGAGTCAAGATGTTTTGATTAATTGAACggttctttttttcctctttttaattgaattacaagtatatatatatatatatatatatatatatatacacacacacacacacacacacacacattatttaccAACCTCTCTCTCTAGAATATCTCTCTATATACTATCCGAGCTGTTTAGTCTGAAGAAATATGTCACTCCAAAATGAATatactgtcattgtttactcaaaaaggatgcaaaagcaTTACAAAAGTACGTAATAAGTAATAAAGGTCATCCATGACTCATGCTATAGGCTATTCCAAGACTTTTGAAGCCACACAATACATTTATGTGAGGAAGTAGCTACATAAAGGCGGCCTATTCATTTTCAgatgtaatattaatttaaaaagacaACTTTTGAAATGGGAAGttgcatgtattttatataatttatataaatgtacagtGTCAATACACATTTTACATAGGCTATATTATATGCAGCGTTTATACAAAATGTTCTTCTGATCAGCACAGATGGAGGGTGGGAACGAGGTTGGACGTTCATGTGTtgatatataattcatataaagcTTGATCTATTTGTAGCTGTCTGTGAATGAGAgcgcgtgtctgtgtgtgtattgagAGGATGAGTCATTATTTAGACTGATTTGTGCTCAAAGATAAAACCGCGGCGCACATGATCAAAGAGGCAGGCATCTTGTCACTGTTGCTAGGCAACCTCAGGAGCAATAGACCCAAATCCCTGAGCAGGCGGCTGGATGCCCACTAGATTGAGAGAAGAAAAAAGCTTTGGAAATAAGACGTGTTATTATTTGTGGCTTGCGATTTCATAGATCTTATATTATTAGTACAATACAATGAAAGATATACAAAATTGATGTGTGCGCCTTATTCAGGCTTTTATGCAGTTTCAGAATAAAGGCGGAAACATggcaaaatgtttatgaaaaaaattaattgttattatatgaGTTCTGTTCtatgtttgttcatttaatttgatCCATTTGTCTAATTATAATAACATCCCTAATACTAACAGCAGTTGGCCTGAACAAGAAAACGAACGTGAAATAGGAGAATTCGTCCATCAACATGTGGTTTGTTGAGAGCAAACCCTCATCATATCACCAAAGCCATAATGTTTTCCGGCTGCAATATGAGAGGCAATTGAAGAGTCGTGATTGCTTCAGGGcctaaaataaagaaatagtgGGCTGTCATTGTCTCTGCAATCCCCTTCGAAACAATAAGAGTAACTGCAGAGAGGGAATCTCCAGCAGACCTTTTTAAAACAGATCATATTAGGGGAAatattttggtttagtttttatttagcatAGTGTGAATCATATTTTGTAAATCTTGAGACCTGGTCTTATTTGAACTTACAGAGATACTGTTTTTATAAGTAACTGATGTTATTCAGAGTGAGAATGATCAGTCTTCATGCGATATGTTGCGACTAGTCCCCCTCTGCGCTCTTAGTTGGTACGGTCCAATTTGTGAAGCGGCGGAGCTCGCTCACATTCAATGTTTTAACCGCTTATCGATTCATGCGCGTTCTGGCTTCTGCGGAGATTCGGCTTTTAGTTTAGCGCGCTGATGCTGAAGCGTGTTATTGAGGGCGGAACTATCGGTGTTCATCAACAACAACATGAATCCTAACACTAAATAAATGGTTACTGGTCACGGGAGTTGGGGAAAGCTACTTTGGTGA
This window encodes:
- the grxcr1a gene encoding glutaredoxin domain-containing cysteine-rich protein 1 produces the protein MEEALLTPEDGKRQKRVRFRVASGNSGRVLKEMFKHEGPSDSLDSDCTSSSEADRASTPSTSEEANGHLCGFLGSELDDSGSEPDDMLMFAGGRDKVLSTKRVNILSKNGTVRGVKHKVSAGQILFDNLAKNNGPELALEFRRIVIYTTSFRVVRTTFERCELVRKIFQNHRVKFIEKNIALDIEYGKELETRCKRVGEPPSLPVVFIDGHYLGGAEKILAMNELGELQDLLTKIERVQHSDTCQTCGGYAFVPCPMCHGSKMSVFRNCFTDSFKALKCTSCNENGLQPCSSCSH